The segment ATTCGGCATTGCTGTGACAGTGCCGCCCGCCTGAATGCTGTGAGACTGACTGAGGCTGCAGGCTGTGACTGTACAGGAGAGGAAGGGATTTAAGATGGGAGAGACAGGGCTGTGGAATCACTGCAGCAGCAGGCAGTGCGTGGAGATGATTCTCTCAATGAAACTTCTGGGCTATGCCTCCCTCACAGAGGAGCAGGAGCTTTCTGTCCTCTACGAACTGAGCAATCATGCGTCCCGCCATTACAGGGAGGCGGTGATCCCGAAACGGACGGGAGGTGTCCGGCATCTGATGGTTCCAGACAGCACACTGAAGGCAGTACAGCGGCGGATTCTTAGGAATGTTCTCTCCGGACTTGAACTTTCTGAACAGGCATACGCCTACAGGAAGGGAGTGGGAATCAGGGAAAATGCGGCTGTCCATACGGGGCAGGAAAAGATTCTCAAGCTGGATATTCATGACTTTTTCGGAAGCATAACCAGCTCCAGCGTCTATGGGCTGGCGTTTCCAGGAACTGTGTTCCCTCCCCAGGTGAGAGGTCTTCTGACTTCCCTGTGCTGTCTGAGAGGAAGGCTTCCCCAGGGCTCTCCTGCTTCTCCGGCCATTTCCAATCTGGTGATGCGGCCCTTTGATGAGCATATGGGACTCTGGTGCCGCGAGAGAAATATCAGATACAGCCGCTACTGCGACGACATGACCTTTTCCGGCAGCTTTGATGCGGGCAAAGTCATCCGGAAGGTTTCCGGCTTTCTGTCTGAGAGGGGCATGAGGCTGAACTGGAAAAAGACGGGAGTTTACGGGAAAAACTGCCGCCAGGAGGTGACGGGCCTTACGGTCAATGAGAAGGTGCAGCTTCCAAAAGAATTGAGAAGACAGCTTCGCATGGAATGCTATTACTGCCGCAGATTCGGGACGGAGAGCCATATGGAGCGCCTGGGCCTGGCAGAAAGTGAGAGTGAGGAGCACTTTCTGATGAGGCTTTTAGGAAGGCTTGAATATGCTCTGAGCGTCAGCCCCGGCGCAAAGGAGTTTGAACAGGAGAGGGAGTATTTCCGGGAGCAGCTGAAAGCCCTCAGAGAGAGAAGGGCACAGAAAAATCAGAAGGGATGAGCGGTTCACCCATCCAATAAGGAGGACAAGATCATGGAGATTGAGAGAAGAGAGAATGCCAACGGAGGAAAAGGAACGATTTTTGTTAAGCGCATCCTGAATGAAGAGGAGTTAAATGGAAAGTGCAAGATGTTTGCCGAGGTGACGATCCCGGCAGGGTGTTCCCTGGGTTACCATGTTCACAGCAGGGAGAGCGAAACCTACTATATCGTAAAAGGGCAGGGCGAGTATAATGACAATGGAACCACAAGGATTGTAAATCCGGGAGACCGTACCTTTACCCCTGACGGCTGCGGGCACGGGATCGCAAATAACACGGAGGAGGAGCTGGTGTTTATGGCTCTGATTATTCCGGATTAAGATAAAATTTTGCGCAGAGCAGGAAAGCCAGCCTGGCATCGTGGAATGAAAATCCGCAGGAATGCGGCATAGTTCCGGATGTCAGGCCTTTGTGATCGGGCATGCAAAAGCCGGAAGAGACGAAAGGCTCACCGGCAGAAAAGACAGTATGGCAGAAAGACAGTGCCGCAGAAAAACAGCAGGGACAGCGAAAGGAGCAGGGAGTGAAACGACACAGATTCAGATTTACCATATACAGCGGGGTTCTGGTTCTCATCCTTCTTTTTCTGGCTCTTCAGGGGAAGAGGCCGGATAAACAGCTCATGTTTGATGAGAATTCCAGGACGGATATTTATATACATACAGAGACCGGCCAGGAGCCGGCCATCGATCCGGCGGACTTTTTTCCGGATGTTGAGGGGCTTTCCCTGGATCTGTTCGAATATGATCTGAGCGGATGCAGTTTGGAACAGCCGGGGGAATATACGGTTCCGGTTTATTATGACGGAAAGAAGACAAATGCCGTTCTCCGCATAATCGTTGAGGACGGCAGCACAGGCGGCGAGGAGACGGCGGGCGTGCTGTCCGACACAGCAGGACAGGAGATGGCCGGGGAGGTCAGGGAAAAGCCGCTGCCGGGCAATTTCGTTTATGAGGGCAGCGGAGAGGAAAGGGAGGTGGAACCGTGAAGTTCTTTCATCTTTCCGATCTCCATATCGGAAAACAGCTGAACGGGTGGAGCCTCAGGGAGAACCAGGAGGCTGTGCTGGGACAGATAGTGAGGTATGCAGAGGAATACCGGCCGGATGCGGTTCTGATCTGCGGGGATATCTATGACAAGTCTGTCCCCTCCGGGGAGGCATATTCCATATTTGGAGGATTTCTGGAACGCCTGGCAGGGATCGGGATTCCGGTGCTTGTGATTGCCGGAAATCATGACAGCCCGGAGCGTCTGAGCTTTGCGGGGCAGATTCTCGAGAAGGAGCGTATTTTTATCAGTTCATTTCCTCCGTCAGAGAAGGGGGAACGCCTGAGGCGGGTGACGCTGTCCGACAGGTGGGGGGAGGTGGATTTCTACCTCTTTCCTTTTATGAGACCCGGGTACGTGCGCCGGCTTTTGGCGGCAGAGAGCGGTGAGCAGGAGGATATATCGGTTCAGAGCCTCACCTATGATCAGGCGTTCCGGCTGATGCTTGAGAGGGAGGAGATTGACAGCAGCAGGAGAAATGTGATCCTCTGCCACCAGTTTTTTGTGAGCGCCTCTGAAAAGCCGGACACCTGTGAGTCAGAAACGGCTGTGCTCATGGCGGGAGGGCTGGACCAGATTGATATTTCAGCCCTTGACTGCTTTGATTATGCCGCTCTGGGGCACCTCCATGGCTCCCAGAGGGTGGGAAGAGAGTCCGCCCGCTACTGCGGAACACCCTATAAGTATTCCGTCAGTGAGGAGCGCCACAGGAAGGCTGTGGTTATGGTGGAGCTTGGAAGAAAGGGGGAGGAGCCCCTTCTCTCGTTTCTGCCCTTAGCCGGGGTTCAGGACGTGCGAAAGGAGAGAGGAACCCTTAAACAGGTCCTGAGCCGGGCTTTTGAACCGTCCTGCCATGATTTTGTAAGCATTGTCCTGACCGATGAGAGGGAACCGGCCAACTTCAGGGAACAGCTGAGGGAGAAATACGATCACATTCTGGAGATAAGGATTGACAATGAGAGGACGAGAAGGAGACTTGAAGACGAAAAAGAGCCGATTCCCGTGTTAAAGCCCATGGAGGCGTTTCGCCAGTTCTTTTCCATGATTTTGAACAGCGATCTGACAGAGGAGGAGGAGAGGCTCATGGCCCAGGTGATTGAGGAAGCGAAGGAGGAAGAGGATTGAAGCCGCTGAGACTTGTCATGTCTGCTTTTGGCTCTTACCTGAAGCAGAC is part of the Clostridium sp. M62/1 genome and harbors:
- a CDS encoding reverse transcriptase family protein produces the protein MGETGLWNHCSSRQCVEMILSMKLLGYASLTEEQELSVLYELSNHASRHYREAVIPKRTGGVRHLMVPDSTLKAVQRRILRNVLSGLELSEQAYAYRKGVGIRENAAVHTGQEKILKLDIHDFFGSITSSSVYGLAFPGTVFPPQVRGLLTSLCCLRGRLPQGSPASPAISNLVMRPFDEHMGLWCRERNIRYSRYCDDMTFSGSFDAGKVIRKVSGFLSERGMRLNWKKTGVYGKNCRQEVTGLTVNEKVQLPKELRRQLRMECYYCRRFGTESHMERLGLAESESEEHFLMRLLGRLEYALSVSPGAKEFEQEREYFREQLKALRERRAQKNQKG
- a CDS encoding exonuclease SbcCD subunit D, whose amino-acid sequence is MKFFHLSDLHIGKQLNGWSLRENQEAVLGQIVRYAEEYRPDAVLICGDIYDKSVPSGEAYSIFGGFLERLAGIGIPVLVIAGNHDSPERLSFAGQILEKERIFISSFPPSEKGERLRRVTLSDRWGEVDFYLFPFMRPGYVRRLLAAESGEQEDISVQSLTYDQAFRLMLEREEIDSSRRNVILCHQFFVSASEKPDTCESETAVLMAGGLDQIDISALDCFDYAALGHLHGSQRVGRESARYCGTPYKYSVSEERHRKAVVMVELGRKGEEPLLSFLPLAGVQDVRKERGTLKQVLSRAFEPSCHDFVSIVLTDEREPANFREQLREKYDHILEIRIDNERTRRRLEDEKEPIPVLKPMEAFRQFFSMILNSDLTEEEERLMAQVIEEAKEEED
- a CDS encoding cupin domain-containing protein, which gives rise to MEIERRENANGGKGTIFVKRILNEEELNGKCKMFAEVTIPAGCSLGYHVHSRESETYYIVKGQGEYNDNGTTRIVNPGDRTFTPDGCGHGIANNTEEELVFMALIIPD